A single Crocosphaera sp. UHCC 0190 DNA region contains:
- a CDS encoding Hsp20/alpha crystallin family protein: MALIRWEPFQEMDSLQREMNRLFDAFSPRSLIKGEPEGLAFVPAAEISETPEEIALKLEIPGLEAKDLEVEVEADSVSIKGERKSETKTEENGVTRTEFRYGKFHRVIPLPSRIENANVTAEYKDGILHLVLPKSPEERNKVVKVNIS; encoded by the coding sequence ATGGCACTCATTCGTTGGGAACCGTTCCAAGAAATGGACTCTTTACAAAGAGAAATGAACCGCTTATTTGATGCTTTTTCACCCAGAAGTTTAATTAAAGGTGAACCCGAAGGATTAGCTTTTGTCCCTGCGGCTGAAATAAGCGAAACACCAGAAGAAATTGCTCTTAAACTAGAAATTCCTGGTTTAGAAGCCAAAGATTTAGAAGTCGAAGTGGAAGCTGATTCTGTTAGCATTAAAGGGGAACGGAAATCTGAAACCAAAACGGAAGAAAATGGTGTTACTCGCACCGAATTCCGTTATGGTAAATTCCATCGGGTAATTCCGTTACCAAGTCGTATCGAAAATGCAAATGTGACGGCTGAATATAAAGATGGAATCTTACACCTTGTTCTTCCTAAAT
- a CDS encoding class I SAM-dependent methyltransferase has product MTQTSTAYFDNLPEKFEEGNQEALAAFGKHIHWGYWENPKTATGNLDDFAVAADNLSKKVCQAASIENNQNILDVGCGFGGTISWLNDNFNHLNLVGVNIDAQQLVRAREKVLPQGNNTIDFIEANACQIPLMQPDFDRVLALECIFSFPSREQFFKEAYRLLKEEGKLTICDFLPTKNFAGIWQWIEHKINPLVGQTYGKPKAKNALPINFIPISKYEEIAKKTGFKLRKIEDINRNTLPTYPLVNRLMCQDGDDNMVRSTQGLEFVSKLGLIRYMILDFEKD; this is encoded by the coding sequence ATGACCCAAACTTCCACCGCATATTTTGATAATCTCCCCGAAAAGTTTGAAGAAGGCAATCAAGAAGCTTTGGCCGCTTTTGGTAAACATATCCATTGGGGTTATTGGGAAAATCCTAAGACAGCAACTGGAAATCTAGATGATTTTGCCGTGGCTGCTGATAATTTATCAAAAAAAGTTTGTCAAGCAGCTTCTATCGAAAATAATCAAAATATTCTCGATGTTGGTTGTGGTTTTGGAGGCACTATTTCCTGGTTAAATGATAACTTTAATCACTTAAATTTGGTCGGAGTTAATATTGATGCTCAACAATTAGTTAGAGCAAGGGAAAAAGTTTTACCTCAAGGTAATAATACCATTGATTTTATTGAAGCTAATGCTTGTCAAATTCCTTTGATGCAACCGGATTTTGATCGGGTGTTAGCCTTAGAATGTATCTTCTCTTTTCCCAGTCGTGAGCAATTTTTTAAGGAAGCTTATCGTCTCTTAAAAGAGGAGGGAAAATTGACAATTTGTGATTTTCTTCCCACCAAAAACTTTGCTGGAATTTGGCAATGGATTGAACATAAAATTAATCCTCTAGTTGGTCAAACTTATGGAAAACCAAAGGCAAAGAATGCCTTACCTATTAATTTCATTCCTATCTCAAAATATGAAGAAATTGCCAAAAAGACAGGGTTTAAATTAAGAAAAATAGAGGACATTAATCGCAATACCCTTCCCACTTATCCCTTGGTTAATCGTTTAATGTGCCAAGATGGTGATGACAATATGGTGCGCTCTACTCAAGGACTTGAATTTGTCAGTAAATTGGGATTAATCCGTTATATGATTCTTGATTTTGAGAAAGATTAA
- a CDS encoding metal-sensing transcriptional repressor: protein MTETDTHTHTHHHDHKTHHTHVHSEASLKQIINRLSRIEGHIRGVKTMVTESRPCPEVLIQLAAVRGAIDRVSRLILDEHLGECVARAAKEGNIDQEIEELKAALDRFLP, encoded by the coding sequence GTGACAGAGACTGACACCCACACCCATACCCATCATCACGATCACAAGACTCACCATACTCATGTTCATAGTGAAGCTTCATTAAAGCAAATTATTAACCGTTTATCCCGCATTGAAGGCCATATCCGAGGAGTAAAAACAATGGTGACAGAAAGTCGTCCTTGTCCTGAAGTTTTGATACAATTAGCAGCAGTTAGAGGGGCCATTGATCGGGTATCTCGTTTGATTTTAGATGAACATTTAGGGGAATGTGTGGCCCGTGCAGCAAAAGAAGGGAATATTGATCAAGAAATTGAAGAATTAAAAGCTGCTTTAGATCGTTTTTTACCTTAA
- a CDS encoding aromatic ring-hydroxylating dioxygenase subunit alpha, producing the protein MKQNWKTDELVDHGPYKNQELDLRKVGLNPNFWYPIAQSKDVKKEKTYGVNFGGEPIVLIRTKSNQVFALEDRCIHRQIPLSQGVVCGSKLKCTYHGWTYDETGKLAGVPYLPPGIPIPKGVKSYPCREDYNHIFVFPGVAELAETVPFPDIENPTSNDYKTMYFSRRVNCHYSFLLENLMDMNHQFLHRRLMGKVKPSLIENSQGDNWVEAKYKFKGEPHPTAHLVLAAGRNNEDTATDFDIMTIRTEYPYQTLTVCGPNSSLPALKLWVSYIPVDKEQKINHSFGMLMIRRPKIPGLLTLLWPLMRYFTGEIFAEDKMAVETEQKAYDMQGGDWNQEIFPLLLDVRELLRKKGIPLNQ; encoded by the coding sequence ATGAAACAAAACTGGAAAACCGATGAATTAGTTGACCACGGCCCCTATAAAAACCAGGAATTAGATTTAAGGAAAGTTGGGTTAAATCCCAATTTTTGGTATCCTATTGCTCAATCAAAAGATGTTAAAAAAGAGAAAACTTATGGTGTAAACTTTGGGGGAGAACCCATTGTTTTAATTCGCACAAAATCCAATCAAGTTTTCGCATTAGAAGATCGTTGTATTCATCGACAAATTCCCTTAAGTCAAGGCGTTGTCTGCGGTTCTAAACTCAAATGTACTTATCATGGATGGACGTATGATGAGACAGGAAAATTAGCAGGAGTTCCCTATTTACCCCCAGGAATACCTATTCCTAAAGGCGTTAAAAGTTATCCTTGTCGAGAAGATTATAATCATATTTTTGTGTTTCCAGGAGTAGCAGAATTAGCAGAAACAGTTCCATTTCCTGACATAGAAAATCCTACAAGTAATGATTATAAAACGATGTATTTTTCCCGTCGAGTTAACTGTCATTATTCCTTTTTATTGGAAAATTTGATGGATATGAATCATCAATTTTTACATCGACGTTTGATGGGGAAAGTTAAACCTAGTTTAATCGAAAATTCCCAAGGAGATAATTGGGTAGAAGCGAAATATAAATTTAAGGGTGAACCCCACCCCACTGCACATTTAGTGTTAGCTGCGGGACGAAATAACGAGGATACTGCAACAGATTTTGATATTATGACCATTCGGACAGAATATCCTTATCAAACCTTAACAGTTTGTGGGCCAAATTCGAGCTTACCTGCATTAAAACTTTGGGTTTCATATATTCCTGTGGACAAGGAACAAAAAATCAATCATAGTTTTGGAATGTTAATGATTCGTCGTCCTAAAATACCAGGATTATTAACCCTTTTATGGCCGTTGATGCGATACTTTACAGGAGAGATTTTTGCGGAAGATAAAATGGCAGTAGAAACAGAACAAAAAGCCTATGATATGCAAGGAGGAGACTGGAATCAAGAGATTTTTCCTTTGTTACTTGATGTCCGAGAATTATTAAGAAAAAAAGGGATTCCTTTAAATCAATAA
- a CDS encoding phosphoribosyltransferase, whose amino-acid sequence MSDLYVSWEEYHQQIETLAVQIYQSNWQFNQIVCIAKGGLRVGDILSRLYNIPLAIVAAASYGGTDNRLRERLNIGQHLAMTNEKLGNRILLVDDLVDSGVSLQQVSQWLQDYYLSDIQEMKTAVIWYKSCSVFKPDYYVEYLSDNPWIHQPFERYETITLQELVGVNGR is encoded by the coding sequence ATGTCAGATTTATATGTTTCCTGGGAAGAATATCATCAACAAATTGAAACTTTAGCGGTGCAAATTTATCAATCTAATTGGCAATTTAATCAAATTGTTTGTATTGCTAAAGGAGGGTTGAGAGTAGGGGATATTCTGAGTCGTCTCTACAATATTCCTTTAGCTATTGTAGCGGCGGCCTCCTATGGGGGAACAGATAACCGTCTTCGGGAAAGATTGAATATTGGTCAACATTTGGCGATGACTAATGAAAAGTTAGGAAATCGTATCTTATTAGTGGATGATTTAGTTGATTCTGGGGTAAGTTTACAGCAAGTGAGTCAATGGTTACAGGATTATTATCTCTCAGATATTCAAGAGATGAAAACGGCTGTGATTTGGTATAAAAGTTGTTCTGTTTTTAAACCTGATTACTATGTAGAATATTTATCTGATAATCCTTGGATTCATCAACCTTTTGAACGTTACGAGACAATTACTCTACAAGAATTAGTAGGGGTTAACGGCCGTTAA
- the ribH gene encoding 6,7-dimethyl-8-ribityllumazine synthase, whose translation MTIFEGTFTQDPSALRFAIVIGRFNDLVTDKLLSGCQDCLKRHGVNVDPNGTQVDYVWVPGSFEVPMAARQLALSGNYDAIICLGAIIRGHTPHFDYVAAEAAKGIAATGFQTGVPVVFGILTTDTMQQALERAGIKSNLGWNYAMNALEMASLMGQLRGQIPSNNSKAALPVSQLNNPLISEFSEK comes from the coding sequence ATGACCATTTTTGAGGGAACTTTTACCCAAGACCCATCTGCTTTACGTTTTGCCATTGTCATCGGTCGTTTTAATGATTTAGTCACGGACAAGCTTCTATCGGGGTGTCAAGACTGTTTAAAGCGTCATGGGGTGAATGTTGACCCTAACGGGACTCAAGTTGACTATGTGTGGGTTCCTGGTAGTTTTGAAGTTCCGATGGCAGCCCGTCAATTAGCGTTATCGGGGAATTATGATGCCATCATCTGTTTAGGGGCCATTATTCGGGGCCATACTCCTCATTTTGATTATGTGGCCGCAGAAGCAGCGAAGGGTATTGCGGCAACGGGCTTTCAAACAGGGGTTCCGGTCGTTTTTGGCATTTTAACCACAGATACCATGCAACAAGCCTTAGAACGGGCAGGAATTAAGAGTAATTTGGGTTGGAATTATGCCATGAATGCCCTAGAAATGGCGAGTTTAATGGGACAATTACGGGGTCAAATTCCTTCTAATAATTCCAAAGCTGCTTTACCTGTTTCTCAATTGAATAATCCCCTGATTTCAGAATTTTCTGAAAAATAA
- the psbZ gene encoding photosystem II reaction center protein PsbZ: MSIVFQIVLAALVFFSFVMVVGVPVAYASPQNWDQSKPLLYLGSAIWTVLVLLVAILNFFVV; the protein is encoded by the coding sequence ATGTCTATCGTCTTTCAAATAGTTTTAGCTGCCCTCGTTTTCTTTTCCTTTGTTATGGTGGTGGGCGTTCCCGTTGCTTATGCGTCTCCCCAAAATTGGGATCAGTCTAAACCCTTACTATATCTAGGTTCTGCCATTTGGACTGTTTTGGTTTTATTAGTTGCTATTTTAAACTTCTTCGTGGTTTAA
- a CDS encoding pitrilysin family protein — MSIPIHPKQQSLNRLVLENGITLIVRENPTADLISGRFFFKNTGSLWEPREKAGIFHLLATVITKGTERLSSVEIAEAIESIGAGLGGDTGTDYFMMSLKTVSNDFQGMLELLAEILRSPTFPEEEVTLEKQLICQTIRSQKEQPFNVAFNQLRSTMYGDHPYGSSILGTEETVNKLSREDLQNCHQTYFRPDNLIISLSGRITLDEAVTRIEKTFGNWQIPATSLPLSSFPILTPFPCEKILDQQTQQSIIMLGYLTVGVTSPDYPVLKLLSTYLGNGLSSRLFVELREKRGLAYDVSAFYSTRLEPSQFVVYIGTAPTNTKIALEGLQQETERLCQIKLTPEELQTAKNKLLGQYALGKQTNAEVAQLYGWYETLGLGIEFDQKFQEKIAQITPEIAQTVAQKYLLSPYISVVGPT, encoded by the coding sequence ATGTCCATCCCTATCCACCCAAAACAACAGTCCCTAAATCGTTTAGTTTTAGAGAATGGAATCACGCTAATTGTTCGAGAAAACCCCACTGCTGATTTAATTTCTGGTCGATTTTTTTTCAAAAATACGGGATCATTGTGGGAACCAAGGGAAAAGGCGGGAATTTTTCATTTATTAGCCACTGTCATCACGAAAGGGACGGAAAGATTATCTTCCGTTGAGATTGCTGAGGCGATCGAGTCCATTGGGGCCGGGTTAGGGGGTGATACAGGGACAGATTATTTTATGATGAGTCTGAAAACCGTTTCCAACGACTTTCAAGGAATGTTGGAATTATTAGCAGAAATTCTGCGATCGCCGACTTTTCCAGAAGAAGAAGTTACCCTAGAAAAACAGTTAATTTGTCAAACGATTCGTTCTCAAAAAGAACAGCCTTTTAATGTAGCTTTTAATCAATTACGAAGTACCATGTATGGGGATCATCCCTATGGATCTTCAATTTTAGGGACAGAAGAAACTGTAAATAAATTGAGTCGAGAAGACTTACAAAATTGTCATCAAACTTATTTTAGACCCGATAATTTAATTATTAGTTTATCAGGTAGAATTACCTTAGATGAAGCCGTGACACGGATCGAAAAAACCTTTGGTAATTGGCAAATTCCAGCAACTTCCTTACCCTTATCTTCCTTTCCGATTTTAACCCCTTTTCCCTGTGAAAAAATTCTGGATCAACAGACCCAACAATCTATCATTATGTTAGGTTATTTAACAGTTGGAGTCACCAGTCCTGATTATCCTGTGCTTAAATTACTGAGTACCTATCTAGGGAATGGATTATCAAGTCGTTTATTTGTTGAATTACGAGAAAAAAGGGGCTTAGCTTATGATGTTTCTGCCTTTTATTCAACCCGTTTAGAACCTTCTCAATTTGTTGTTTATATTGGAACTGCCCCAACTAATACTAAAATTGCCCTCGAAGGATTACAGCAAGAAACCGAACGATTATGTCAGATAAAATTAACCCCTGAAGAATTACAAACTGCTAAAAATAAGTTATTAGGACAATATGCTTTAGGGAAACAAACTAATGCTGAAGTCGCCCAATTATACGGTTGGTATGAAACATTAGGATTAGGAATTGAATTTGATCAAAAATTTCAAGAAAAGATTGCTCAAATCACCCCTGAAATCGCCCAAACGGTGGCACAAAAATATTTATTATCTCCCTATATTTCAGTCGTTGGGCCAACATAA
- a CDS encoding pitrilysin family protein, whose translation MVQKINPYTPLGFPAKIIRLNHGLTLIHQQIDVTPVAVVDVWVKAGAIAEPNHWGGMAHFLEHMIFKGSKDILPGVFDQIIEHHGGVTNAFTSHDYAHFFLTTAATQLPQALPYLGEILLKAEIPDEEFIREREVVLEEIRSSFDDPDWLGFQTLCETLYQHHPYGKPILGHEAQLRQYSPHQMRCFHRTHYQPDNMTVVVVGNVPEDEALSLVEKTFDGFSVPSECPPTQINQEPPLVEIRRNQMYLPNLAQGRLLMGWIGPGVTRLEDSVGLDLLSVILGCGRTSRLVRELREEKQLVWDIESSFSLQRDSSIFTIGAWLDPRQLDRVEKVIGDRLAQLQQKPVTETELSKAKRLLCHDYIFSTETPSQLAGLYGYYHTLASAELSLTYPIIIEQYTAKDLQRIACQYLSPERYAITIMQPC comes from the coding sequence TTGGTACAAAAGATAAATCCCTACACACCTTTGGGTTTTCCCGCCAAAATTATCCGGTTAAACCACGGGTTAACGCTTATTCATCAACAAATTGATGTTACCCCAGTGGCAGTGGTGGATGTGTGGGTAAAAGCAGGGGCGATCGCAGAACCCAATCATTGGGGCGGTATGGCTCACTTTTTAGAACACATGATCTTTAAAGGCAGTAAAGATATATTGCCAGGGGTATTTGATCAAATTATTGAACATCATGGGGGTGTAACAAATGCCTTTACCAGTCATGATTATGCTCATTTTTTCCTCACCACAGCAGCAACTCAGTTACCCCAGGCTTTACCCTATTTAGGGGAAATTTTGTTGAAAGCGGAAATTCCCGATGAAGAATTTATCAGGGAACGAGAGGTGGTACTCGAAGAAATTCGCTCATCTTTTGATGATCCTGACTGGTTAGGGTTTCAAACCCTATGCGAAACATTATATCAACATCATCCCTACGGAAAGCCCATTTTAGGCCATGAAGCCCAACTACGGCAATATTCTCCCCATCAGATGCGCTGTTTTCATCGCACTCATTATCAACCAGATAACATGACGGTGGTGGTGGTGGGGAATGTTCCAGAAGATGAGGCCTTATCCTTAGTCGAAAAAACTTTTGATGGGTTTAGTGTCCCTTCGGAATGTCCCCCCACTCAAATTAACCAGGAACCCCCCTTAGTAGAAATTCGACGAAATCAGATGTATCTGCCGAATTTAGCTCAAGGACGCTTATTAATGGGATGGATAGGCCCAGGGGTGACAAGATTAGAAGATAGTGTTGGTTTAGATCTCCTCTCAGTTATTTTAGGGTGTGGAAGAACATCCCGTTTAGTGAGAGAATTACGAGAAGAAAAACAACTGGTCTGGGATATTGAAAGTAGTTTTTCCTTGCAACGAGACTCCAGTATTTTTACGATTGGGGCCTGGTTAGATCCCCGACAGTTAGATCGGGTGGAGAAGGTGATCGGCGATCGCTTGGCCCAATTACAACAAAAACCCGTCACAGAAACAGAATTAAGCAAGGCCAAACGGTTACTCTGTCATGATTATATCTTTTCGACGGAAACCCCCAGTCAACTGGCTGGCCTTTATGGTTATTATCACACCTTAGCCAGTGCAGAATTGTCTTTAACCTATCCTATTATCATTGAACAATATACCGCTAAGGATTTACAACGAATTGCCTGTCAATATCTGTCCCCGGAACGGTATGCTATCACCATAATGCAACCTTGCTAG
- a CDS encoding DUF3370 domain-containing protein, whose protein sequence is MLSLLSSLLVAQTASYPLTYRETQPQFVTQPQEIRPLPGKLDDVLVFNSNSPEVVSTEGVLLSTFPPNGKLYPNAHLNYPIQGRFDVFTHHISRPSQPRKLYQGLLVHNPTSETVVIRVLQGASYVNSTDAPFINLPSMVEDPSGRVFSGPGSRLMGDILRGVNQKELSRRIVIPPYQTRMLFTLPINPSNARSTFLRVYSDGPLYMANLAHYEVAETSGETTVYREPNLNEWRHLVTKGNLIYPRDLAPTPPDVYLADKTIYGRVAGISVGSEWQARLVDGQGKPYLSIPQRGSAFSYPLSTVTTGTHGTQQIQSAPMLVRYPDTAYQAHGNYGVHYNLTLPLVNKTNQRQTVAVTLQTPFKENQYADRLIFTHRPQGQVFFRGTVQVSYQDETGNPQQKFFHLVQRQGQQGDPLVRINLAPGEKRDVSVDFLYPPDATPPQVLTVKSLELFYGSSR, encoded by the coding sequence ATGCTTTCCTTGCTATCTTCACTGCTTGTTGCACAAACCGCATCCTATCCCCTAACTTATCGGGAAACACAACCTCAGTTTGTTACCCAACCCCAAGAAATTCGTCCCTTACCAGGGAAACTGGATGATGTCCTAGTCTTCAATAGTAATAGTCCCGAAGTCGTCTCAACCGAAGGGGTACTTCTCTCCACCTTTCCCCCCAACGGCAAACTTTATCCCAACGCCCACCTAAATTACCCTATTCAGGGAAGATTTGACGTTTTTACTCATCATATCTCTCGACCATCCCAACCCAGAAAACTTTACCAAGGACTGCTTGTACATAACCCAACCTCTGAAACAGTAGTCATTCGAGTCTTACAAGGGGCCAGTTATGTCAACTCTACAGATGCTCCCTTTATCAATTTACCCTCAATGGTCGAAGATCCTTCTGGACGGGTATTTTCTGGACCAGGTTCCCGTCTCATGGGAGATATTCTGCGGGGAGTCAACCAAAAAGAATTATCCCGTCGGATCGTTATCCCTCCCTATCAAACTCGGATGCTGTTTACCCTCCCTATCAACCCTAGCAATGCTCGTTCTACCTTTTTGCGGGTTTATAGTGATGGCCCCCTTTATATGGCGAATTTAGCCCATTACGAAGTGGCTGAAACATCAGGGGAAACAACGGTTTACCGAGAACCCAACCTCAATGAATGGCGACATTTAGTCACGAAAGGTAACTTAATTTATCCCAGAGATCTTGCCCCTACTCCACCCGATGTTTATTTAGCTGACAAAACTATTTATGGCCGCGTAGCGGGTATTTCTGTGGGATCGGAATGGCAAGCAAGACTGGTAGATGGTCAGGGAAAACCCTATCTCAGCATCCCTCAACGGGGATCGGCCTTTTCCTATCCTCTCAGTACCGTAACCACTGGAACCCATGGCACTCAACAAATTCAAAGTGCGCCCATGTTAGTGCGTTATCCTGATACTGCTTATCAAGCTCATGGTAATTATGGGGTTCACTATAATTTAACCCTGCCTCTGGTCAATAAAACCAATCAACGGCAAACCGTGGCAGTGACGTTACAAACTCCCTTTAAGGAAAATCAGTACGCTGATCGCTTGATTTTTACCCACCGTCCCCAAGGTCAAGTGTTCTTCCGGGGAACAGTACAGGTGAGTTATCAAGATGAAACTGGCAACCCACAACAAAAGTTCTTTCACCTCGTCCAACGACAAGGACAACAGGGTGATCCTTTGGTCAGAATTAATCTCGCACCGGGAGAAAAACGCGATGTATCAGTAGATTTCCTCTATCCTCCTGATGCTACACCGCCTCAAGTTTTGACGGTGAAAAGTTTAGAATTGTTCTATGGTAGTAGTCGTTAG
- a CDS encoding YqaE/Pmp3 family membrane protein, translating to MDLVRIICAIILPPLGVFLQVGIGPQFWINILLTLFGYIPGIVHAIWVIAKK from the coding sequence ATGGATCTTGTTCGTATTATTTGCGCGATTATTCTTCCCCCCCTTGGGGTTTTCCTACAAGTGGGAATTGGCCCACAATTCTGGATTAATATTTTATTAACCCTTTTTGGGTATATTCCAGGTATCGTTCACGCAATTTGGGTAATTGCTAAAAAGTAG
- the hemE gene encoding uroporphyrinogen decarboxylase — protein sequence MTGVNDTPYLLRAAQGEILDRPPVWMMRQAGRYMKVYRDLRDKYPSFRERSENPDLAIEISLQPWRAFQPDGVIMFSDILTPLPGMGIPFDIIESKGPIIDPPIRTQEQVDNLRPLDPEESLPFIKTILQTLRQEVGNQSTVLGFVGSPWTLAAYAIEGKSSKSYSIIKSMAFSQPEILHSFLSKVADAIAVYVRYQIDCGAQVVQLFDSWAGQLTPQDYEVFALPYQQQVVRQVKETHPDTPLILYISGSAGVLERMSLSGVDIVSVDWTVDMAEARQRLGKNMKVQGNIDPGVLFGSHDFIKARILDTVCKAGRGGHILNLGHGVLVGTPEDNVRCFFETAKQVDKLLAVPV from the coding sequence ATGACTGGAGTTAATGATACACCCTATCTCCTTCGTGCAGCACAAGGAGAAATTTTAGACCGTCCACCTGTTTGGATGATGCGACAAGCTGGACGCTACATGAAAGTATATAGGGATTTACGGGATAAATACCCCAGTTTTCGTGAAAGATCTGAAAATCCCGACCTCGCCATCGAAATTTCTCTGCAACCTTGGCGGGCCTTTCAACCAGACGGGGTGATCATGTTCTCTGATATTCTAACCCCTTTACCTGGTATGGGCATCCCCTTTGATATTATTGAAAGCAAAGGCCCCATTATTGACCCCCCTATCCGCACTCAAGAACAAGTAGACAACTTACGTCCCCTTGACCCGGAAGAGTCTCTACCCTTTATTAAAACCATTTTACAAACCCTAAGACAAGAAGTCGGTAATCAGTCCACTGTGTTAGGATTTGTAGGCTCACCTTGGACATTAGCTGCCTATGCGATTGAAGGAAAAAGTTCTAAGAGCTATTCTATTATCAAGAGCATGGCCTTTTCTCAACCTGAAATCTTGCATAGCTTTTTGAGTAAAGTAGCGGATGCGATCGCAGTTTATGTCCGTTATCAGATTGACTGCGGGGCCCAAGTGGTGCAATTATTTGATTCATGGGCCGGTCAATTAACCCCTCAAGATTACGAAGTTTTTGCCTTACCTTATCAACAACAGGTAGTCCGTCAAGTTAAAGAAACTCACCCTGATACTCCTTTAATTCTCTATATTAGTGGTAGTGCTGGTGTATTAGAAAGAATGAGTCTATCGGGGGTCGATATTGTCAGTGTAGACTGGACAGTGGACATGGCCGAAGCAAGACAACGGTTAGGGAAGAATATGAAAGTCCAGGGAAATATTGATCCTGGGGTGTTATTTGGTTCTCATGACTTTATTAAAGCGCGTATTCTCGATACAGTATGCAAAGCGGGACGGGGTGGCCATATTTTAAACTTAGGTCATGGTGTTTTAGTGGGAACCCCTGAAGACAATGTACGTTGTTTCTTTGAAACAGCGAAACAAGTTGATAAATTATTAGCAGTTCCCGTTTAA
- a CDS encoding NAD(P)-dependent oxidoreductase: MKRIFITGASGCIGHYMAEALIKETDHELFFLVRNPDKLKFDYLSCPNVHILIGDLQNIEKFSDVLKTVNIAILAATSWGGVTESYEINVIKTLGLIDLLDPDICEQIFYFSTASILDKQNQPLPEAGEFGTNYIRTKYQCFIQLKELPIYQKVTTLFPTLVFGGEPNKPYSHLSGGIGDVIKWIDLIRWFKADGSFHYIHAKDIAQVVSYLVEHPLPETEEKLVVLGNKKTTVDEAVEVISAYLKRRIYVRIPLSITLTNFFIKVFRLRMEDWDRFSINYRHFTYKVTFTPANFGLKNYCTTIDDVMRLSGVFPEK, from the coding sequence ATGAAGCGAATTTTTATCACAGGTGCGAGTGGTTGTATCGGTCATTATATGGCAGAAGCTCTGATCAAAGAAACGGATCATGAGCTTTTTTTCTTGGTGAGAAATCCCGATAAGCTAAAATTTGATTATTTAAGTTGTCCTAATGTGCATATTCTCATCGGAGATTTACAGAATATTGAAAAATTCAGTGATGTATTAAAGACAGTTAATATAGCAATTTTAGCAGCAACCAGTTGGGGAGGAGTTACAGAATCTTATGAAATTAATGTGATTAAAACCCTAGGATTAATTGATCTATTAGATCCCGATATTTGTGAACAAATTTTCTATTTTTCAACCGCGAGTATTCTCGATAAACAAAATCAACCCTTACCCGAAGCAGGAGAATTTGGAACCAATTATATTCGCACTAAATATCAATGTTTTATCCAATTAAAAGAATTACCGATTTATCAAAAAGTTACGACATTGTTTCCCACCTTAGTATTTGGGGGAGAACCCAATAAACCCTATTCCCATCTTTCCGGTGGTATTGGTGATGTCATTAAATGGATAGATTTAATTCGCTGGTTTAAAGCAGATGGCAGTTTTCATTATATTCACGCCAAAGATATTGCTCAAGTCGTTAGCTATTTAGTTGAGCATCCCTTACCTGAAACTGAGGAAAAGTTAGTGGTTTTAGGCAATAAAAAAACCACAGTAGATGAAGCAGTAGAAGTCATTTCTGCTTATCTCAAGAGACGAATTTATGTGCGTATTCCTCTATCAATTACCCTGACTAATTTCTTTATTAAAGTATTTCGTTTACGGATGGAAGATTGGGATAGATTTTCGATTAATTATCGCCATTTTACTTATAAAGTAACTTTTACTCCTGCTAATTTTGGACTCAAAAATTATTGCACAACTATTGATGATGTCATGAGATTAAGCGGTGTTTTTCCAGAGAAATAA